CGGATGCATGTCACCGGCACGCGCCTGATCCGGTTTACGATTCAACAAACGCGCGCGCACGGGACCAGACAGCAGGGTTTCTGTCAGCGCATAGATCAGCAGGGCGGCAATGCCCAAAACGATGATCTCACCAAATGTATCAAAACCCCGGAAATCCACGAGGATCACGTTGACCACGTTGGTCCCACCGCCGCCTTTGTACGAATTCGCGAGGTGGAACTCTGAGATCGGTGCGGTAATCGCGTCGCGCATCAGGAAATGATAGGCCATCGCCATTGTGGCCAGACCGCCAGCGATGGCGACCGTTGTGTCACGTACACGCCGCATCACCGTGCTTTCTACCGGGGTTTGGTTTGGCAGGAAGTTCAGCGCCAACAACAATAGAATGATCGTGACGACTTCGACGGTGATCTGGGTCATCGCAAGATCAGGTGCGCTGAAGAATACGAAACCAACCGATACCATCAGACCGGCAATCCCGATCAGGATCAAACATAGCAGGCGGTTGCGATGCAGGAACACCATGCCAATTGTTGTTGCCACCAGCATGACCCATCCGGCAACGACGACCGGTGTCACCGGTTGCATCGTTCTTGTCGCAGCGCCGATGGTGCCTGTGGTCCAGGCATAATATCCCGCAACGACAACGGTCAGGATCATAATTGCGCCGTAACGGGAAAATGCGCCGTTGTGCAACCCGTGTGTAAAGCCCTTGGTGACGTTGACAATGGATTCCACCAAACCCTCGAAAATGACCTTGGCCTCTGGACGCAGCGCCCCATCCCAAATCCGCAGCGCGGGTCGATAGACCGCCAGCAAGATCAGACCACCGATGGTGGCGACGATTGACATGTAAAGCGCCGGGACAAGCCCATGCCAGATTTTGAAGTAGGCTTTCGGGACTTCAGCCACATCCCCCAAAACGGAGGCGGTGACCATTTTTACGAAAGGTTCGGCCAGAAACGGTGCGATGCCGATAACAACGACCAGCACAACCAAAATAGCTGGCGGCAACCACAGGCCTGCACCCGGATCATGGGGTTTGGCCGGGTAGTCATCACGGACTTTTCCAAGGAATGTGTGGCCAATCAGACGAAAACAATAAGCCGCGGAAAAAACCGATCCAAAGACAGCGAGCGCCGGCACAAACCAGTGCGATTGGAACAGCACCGTGTGGTAGGTTTCTTCCAGCATCATCTCCTTGGACAAAAATCCGTTGAGCGGCGGAATACCGGCCATGGACAACGCAGCCAGCGTGGCAATTGTGAAGGTGATGGGCATCAAATGCCGCAGCCCCCCAAGCCGTCGTATGTCGCGCGTGTGGGTTTCGTGATCCACAATTCCCGCCGACATAAACAGCGCTGCCTTGAATGTCGCGTGGTTCAGAATGTGGAACATTGCGGCCATTGCGCCAAAGGCTGTCCCGGTTCCCAAAAGCATCGTGATCAGACCCAGATGGCTGACCGTTGAAAACGCAAGCAGTGCTTTGAGGTCATGCTTGAACAGGGCGATGATTGCCCCGAGGACCATGGTGATCAGGCCCGCCGTCGTGACAATCACAAACCATTCTGGCGTACCTGAAAGCACAGGCCACATGCGCGCCATCAAGAAGATTCCAGCTTTGACCATCGTTGCGGAGTGCAGATAGGCAGAGACGGGCGTAGGTGCCGCCATGGCGTGCGGCAGCCAGAAATGAAACGGAAATTGCGCAGATTTCGTAAAACAGCCCAACAGGATGAGGATCAGAGCAGGCAGGTACAACGGCGATGACTGTATGAGTTCGCGGTTTTGCAAAATGACGCTCAGGTCATAGCTTCCTGCGATTTGACCCAGGATCAGCATGCCACCGATCATGGCAAGGCCGCCCATGCCGGTGACAGTGAGCGCCATCCGCGCGCCTTGCCGCCCTTCGGGCAAGTGCTTCCAGTAGCCGATCAGTAGAAAGGACGACAGTGATGTCAGTTCCCAAAAAACCAGCAAAAGCAGGATATTATCGCTTAGAACAATCCCGACCATCGCGCCTTGAAACAGCAACAAATAAGTGAAGAATTCGCCCATATTGTCTTCGCGTGCCAGATAGGAACGCGCATAGGCGATGATCAACAGTCCGATGCCGAGGATCAGCAGGGCAAAAAAGAAACCAAGACCGTCCAGCATCAGTGTGAAATTGAGCCCCAACGCTGGTATCCAGTCAACGCGCGCCGTGACCAATTCGCCGGCCATCACAGCCGGAAGGTTGGTCAAAAGTCCAATAAACGCGGCGAGAGACACGGTGAAAGTGACCCCTGCACAGGCCTGTCTGCCAGCAGAATTCATGAGACCGGGTAGTAACGCGCCAAAGAACGGCAAAGCGACGATAAGGAAGAGGGACACGCGAACTCCTGATCTTGGGGTCTTTAAATTTCTCCCCTATCTGGGTCAGTTTGCGCGCATTCTCAAGCGAAACCGACAAAAACCGTCATAAACTTGGCCTGAAATCGAAAAGAACTGCGGTTTGTGGCATTGCAACGGCGTTCCACCCGACAAGCTTCAGCGTTCTTTCAATGGCAACATCTTTGACGCACGGAGCGTTTGATATTGGTGACCCTAAATCCAAAACGTTCACAGTCACACCACGGCCCCAAGCGGGTGAGCGCTTACATCCGCATCGAAACAGAACTGAGATGTCTACACCGTTGGATGAGTGGAAAATGCATGATCTGCGGTAAGGCGTACGACAGTCATAAGTAGCTTATCAAACGTTTCGGTGTTGGTGATCGGAAAAACAGAGCCTGAAACTCGTTCAGCCTGAAAATCCATGCGCGGCAAAGTAGGCACTCCTTGAAGCGCTCCAGCGTCAAATCTGATGCATTGATAGTCCAATTTGTTCAGTTTGATTTAGTGCTACTTTGGGCTTTCGTCGGATAAATCCCCGCGCCGGTATCTTTGCGCGTGCACGGCAAAACAGGTCTTTCGGTGAACGCGAACTTGAAGTCACAGTTGGTTCTGTCGCGGGGACGCAAGCGAAATTGTCTATCGTGAATTGTAAAAGAACC
This genomic interval from Paracoccaceae bacterium contains the following:
- a CDS encoding monovalent cation/H+ antiporter subunit A gives rise to the protein MSLFLIVALPFFGALLPGLMNSAGRQACAGVTFTVSLAAFIGLLTNLPAVMAGELVTARVDWIPALGLNFTLMLDGLGFFFALLILGIGLLIIAYARSYLAREDNMGEFFTYLLLFQGAMVGIVLSDNILLLLVFWELTSLSSFLLIGYWKHLPEGRQGARMALTVTGMGGLAMIGGMLILGQIAGSYDLSVILQNRELIQSSPLYLPALILILLGCFTKSAQFPFHFWLPHAMAAPTPVSAYLHSATMVKAGIFLMARMWPVLSGTPEWFVIVTTAGLITMVLGAIIALFKHDLKALLAFSTVSHLGLITMLLGTGTAFGAMAAMFHILNHATFKAALFMSAGIVDHETHTRDIRRLGGLRHLMPITFTIATLAALSMAGIPPLNGFLSKEMMLEETYHTVLFQSHWFVPALAVFGSVFSAAYCFRLIGHTFLGKVRDDYPAKPHDPGAGLWLPPAILVVLVVVIGIAPFLAEPFVKMVTASVLGDVAEVPKAYFKIWHGLVPALYMSIVATIGGLILLAVYRPALRIWDGALRPEAKVIFEGLVESIVNVTKGFTHGLHNGAFSRYGAIMILTVVVAGYYAWTTGTIGAATRTMQPVTPVVVAGWVMLVATTIGMVFLHRNRLLCLILIGIAGLMVSVGFVFFSAPDLAMTQITVEVVTIILLLLALNFLPNQTPVESTVMRRVRDTTVAIAGGLATMAMAYHFLMRDAITAPISEFHLANSYKGGGGTNVVNVILVDFRGFDTFGEIIVLGIAALLIYALTETLLSGPVRARLLNRKPDQARAGDMHPMMMVVLTRVMMPVVMMVGFYIFLRGHNEPGGGFIAGLVVSIGVVMQYMASGFSWASARLKYPYHGVIGAGVLVAGLTGIGSWFVSKPFLTSDFTYVRIPPFEKFELATAALFDVGVFLAVVGAVMLSLESFSRLARRAHVPETEHPMDIDPSRDDPPEPSSPMAKEGV